The following nucleotide sequence is from Solidesulfovibrio carbinolicus.
GGTCGTCGTGACGCCACACGGCCACGAGCAGCTCGTCGCCGTAGCCCAGAACGGCCCGTCGGGCCGGAGCGGCGGCCGAGGCGGCGGCCGGATTTTTCGAGGAGGCGGCGGCCGGCGGCGGGGCCGTGGGCCGGGCACAGGAGACGAGCAACCACGCCGCAGCCAACAACACAAGCGGGGCGAGGGATCGCGGGAGGGCGCAGGCGGGCATGGCAGTCCTTTCGCTTTGGATCAGGGTCTCGCCCAATTACGGGATTTCAGACCCGGCGGCAAGACGGACCCGCCGCGTTGTGGTCCGGGATGATCTGGTGTAAGGGGAGGCCGCGTTCGGGCACGTCGTCTTGCCTGGGCGCTGGCGCGGTCGCGCCGCAATACGAAAACCTCCGCAGGCATGGCATGACAGATATGAAAATTCTCTTCGGACTGGCCGCGGCGCTGCTTCTGGCCGCAGCCCTCCCGGCCTCGGCCGAGACCATCTCCTTCCAGGGCAAGGCCTACTGCCCCATCCGCTACGACATCAACTGGCCCTTTTCCGCCAAATCCAAGAAGGCACCGACCCAAGGCAGCGGCATCACGGCCAACGTCTACGAGATGCCCAAGGAAGCCGTCGAGGAAAAATCCGCCGCCGATCTGGGCTCGGACATGCGCCGGCTGCGGATCATCTCGGCTCCGGTCCAGATCGGCCAACACGTGGTGGAAGACCAAGTGCTCATCACCTATGAGTTGCCCCTGGAAAACCTCATGGCCGAAAAGCAGCTCGTGTCGCGGGCCGAACTCAACGGCCTGGAACACGCCATGAGCGTCGTGCAGTTCCAACTTGCCACGATCCAAAACCGCCAGCGAGAGCTGGAAAACATGGCCGGCAACCAGGCCGTGGCCGTCAACGAGGTCGCCAACAACGCCCGCGACATCGAAAACCTGCTTTTGCAAC
It contains:
- a CDS encoding efflux RND transporter periplasmic adaptor subunit, producing the protein MKILFGLAAALLLAAALPASAETISFQGKAYCPIRYDINWPFSAKSKKAPTQGSGITANVYEMPKEAVEEKSAADLGSDMRRLRIISAPVQIGQHVVEDQVLITYELPLENLMAEKQLVSRAELNGLEHAMSVVQFQLATIQNRQRELENMAGNQAVAVNEVANNARDIENLLLQRDFLEEKLELARQRYDNSVLLSQSKFGKEVDLKNLPRRGYVRAPGDGYILWLNSSLVPGMAFSKQAPLVTIGKLDPIIVRASVHEIAMQKLKAGDPATVIFNAWPGEKFQTTISKVDYVAQPAMLQQPSFYLIELTLPNPDLRIKEGMRCDVVVDLR